The Primulina huaijiensis isolate GDHJ02 chromosome 9, ASM1229523v2, whole genome shotgun sequence genomic interval attatttaaaagtaGATTAATAATACTTAGATGATCGCAATACTATTTATTCTTAAAGattaataatatcatttaaccatatttcaaaaaataagttAAAGAATCTACTTATATGAAAGCATGAAAAAGTTGTACCTGGCAAGTTTTGATATGGTTTCCGGTCAAACGAAAAACACTTGTCTTGTTTTACTTtctccaacaaatcaatattttatgcTGCCAAGAGGAGGGCTCGTGTGAAAGGGTTATAGCAATCGGTTCTctctttctcttcttcttcgACTCCATCAGCCTGTCATCTCTCTCTATCAATCGTTTCGCACATCGTCCGATTTCTTCGCCTCGGAAAGCGTCGGCCAGGTGCGTCTTTCTCTTGGTTTTGTTCGAATCTGCAGTGCAACACGTGTTGCTGTTTTTTCCCAGCAATCGTTTCTCACGTCGTTCGGTCTCCTTCGCCTCGGAAAACGTCGGCCAGGTGCGTCTTTCCCTTGGTTTTGTTCGAATCTGATGTGCAACATGTAGCAGAATGAAAGAACCACCGAGCATCCCACCTTCCGCATCATCTATCGAATCCAAGTAATCAAACGCCTCACCGATTTCTGAATCCGATGAAAGCGAAAGCTCCCCTTATTCCGTGTACTTCTTCACTTCTCGCTAATTAGTTGTCATCTTCGCAACGTGGGTAAGCTTTAATTGAGGATTAACAGTATAACACTCTGTTTGTAGCTCTTGGGTAGAATCTGGAGCTTGCAACAGCTGTTGGTTGCAAACGGCGCGCGGAATATGAGCGACCTGAGGTTTCCTGATTGCACAAGTTTGCACCCTTTAATGATCGAAGCCGCTGTAACTAATGCCCATGCGAGTAGAGTACGATTGAGAGAAAAGGATTGCAATGATTGAGAGAAAAGGATTGCAAGCAGATGGAGTCGAAGAAGAACGAAGAGAAGGAGAAAACCGAAGCACCCTTGACAGCACAAACTCTTGCTTCGTTGGAGAAAGCAACATAAGAATATTATCTAAAGATTCAATCGTGTGATGAATCAGAGCAACCATATTTCTTATTAGCAAATCTCAAACTGCAGAAACAGTACATTCCAGGGACCGAGTTTCTTTCCCTAAAAATAATACCATTAGACTTCTAACACACTAAATTTTCTCAAACTCGATCCATCCAtaccaatattatatatgagtCAAAAATAGTGAACAGCATAAATTCGAATGTCCCTACTGGCTATCTGTGAAATCCGCATCAATGACATCACCTTCGGGTCCCTTGTTAGTTGATTCTGATGTGCTAGAACCTCCGCCAGGTGCTGGGCCGGTACCAGGGGCAGCACCTGGTTGGTTGTATAGTGACTGGCCAAGCTGCATAACTTCCTGATTGAGTGCAGCCATAGCTTCCTTTATTGCCTGAGTCGATCCTCCAGATATGACGGTTTTGAGTTCTCCAAGTTTTGCTTCGACCTTCTCTTTTACAGGGGCAGGAACTTTGTCTCCAAGTTCTTTCAACTGCTTCTCCGTCTGGTAAACAACAGAATCGGCCTGATTCTTGGTATCTATGGCATCTCTCTTCTCCTTGTCTTCTTTAGAGAACTTTTCAGCTTCTTTAACCATTCTCTCCACCTGTAGATGTATTCATAATTTCATATACAAGGATTCATCCAAAAAGTAATATGCAAAAGTGTATTTCCTCTCTCCCAAACTTATTACCTCATCACTAGGCAACGTGCTAGCACCCGTAATGGTGATATCTTGCTTCTTCCCAGTTCCCTTGTCAATGGCGATGACAGAGAGGATGCCATTGGCGTCTATGTCAAATTTGACCTCAATTTGAGGAACCCCGCGTGGAGCAGGGGGAATTCCATCTAGACGGAAATTGCCTACAGATTTGTTGTCCCGAACAAACTCTCTTTCACCTTGAAGGACATTGATCTCAACACTCGTTTGACCATCAGCAGCTGTTGAAAATACTTCAGATTTTGAGGTAGGCAAGGTGGTATTTCTTGGAATAATCTTTGTCATTACTCCTCCGAGAGTTTCCAACCCCAAAGACAAAGGTGTTACATCCAAAAGGACGATATCACTGACATCTCCCGCCAAAACACCAGCCTATCCCAATAAAATAAGTGGGAAATCAAATCAGACTAACATTACTCTACCAATATAGAACAGCTAAAAAAAGGATTAGATGGAGTACTTGGACTGCAGCTCCAAGGGCAACAACTTCATCAGGATTCACTGTAACATTTGGGTCCTTTCCAGTCAATTTCTTGACAAGTTCCTGGACAGCTGGAATTCGTGTGGATCCACCTACAAGGATGACCTCGTCTAAATCGCTGAATGAGAGTTTCGCATCACTCAAGGAATTCTGAACAGGTTTTTTAAGCCTGAGAAAGAAACATAATAACTCAAAAGGTTTAAGTAAAATGacagaaaaagagaaaaataaacCCAACAAAAAGGATCCAGCAAAAGAGAATAAACAGAGAACGGTAACTGGCAGACATGAAAAAAAGATAGaaacagtttttaaaaaaagaaattaaataaagaaaaaaagggAATCAAATTGTGGTCAAAACTCACCTGTCCAGCAGGTCTGAGCACAATTCTTCAAACTTTGCCCGCGTGATAGTGGTTTCAATATGTTTGGGGCCATCTGCAGTGGCAGTAATAAAAGGCAAACTGACCAAAGGGAAGGAAAAATGGTAAGAATTCACTCACACTAAGAATTGCAAAATAGAGTCATGAGAATTCATACACATCAATAGTTTGAAACAATGtcacaaaaacataaacatgCCTAATATTAGTTTGTGTCAAAGATGACAGTTCCATTTTAGCTTTCTCTGCTGTTTCAGTCAAGCGCTGAAGGGCTTGTTTGTCCTTCAATAGATCTATTCCCTCATCCTTTTTGAAATTTGCAGCAAGCCAATCAACAATTCTCTAGAATTCCAATGGATTTAAAATTATCAGagcaataataaattaatacaaTAAACCAAAGGGACATGTCAGGTAAATGTACTAGTAACAAAATGTGTTAGTAACAAGGGAGGACTGGAAAGTTGTCTTCGgtaaatcaaagaaaaataaacctTGTCAAAGTCATCACCACCAAGATGCGTATCTCCAGAAGTAGAAAGCACCTCGAAAACACCATCACCAACCTCAAGAACTAGCATTGCAGTAGAAGCCAAAAAAACTCATTAAAACCTATGTTGCATATATACGGGTACGGGTATCGTATCAAATACGATacggaaaattttgaaaatataatacaCGATACGACAATTATtaaaaactatataaatatcacatatatatatgtatacaaatataaatttagtattattaaaaattttagagatataaatatattgtagaaagaaaaaaaaaataatatatatatatatatagagttttgatatgttgcacaCCTACCGcgcacacttatgtgagcaccgaNATTCaaaagtttttgaattttttttgccgAAACGTGTCTGCGGTGTGTCCTCGCCGTGTCCGACTGGTTAACCCTAAAACAGTCAATGGCACGGATTTTGCCGTATCCGACACGCGTGTCATATCCGTGTTCGATACTTCAGAATTATTTTTTAAGGTGTCCGTGCTACATAGATTAAAACACTGCCAAAAACAATAGTTTAAAaccaaaaatatgaatataccTGCAACACAACCCTTAAATGCATATCATTCATAAGTAAAAGCTAAAATTCCACAATTATGTTACTCCTAGTATTTGCTACACAGCctacaatttcaaaaaaaaaaaccattgcaGTCACGAATATATGTAATAGATAAACACAATTCAACAGGCCTGAAAGATATTCTCAAAATTGCCAATATAACAAATGCTCAGGTACTTGATCAAACCCAGCTGAAAGCTTGTGATGACACAAAACAAATAGGTCATGCCAGAACAAAAAGTACATCAATTCAACAGAGAATTAAAAAGCATGCACATTGTTTGAATCATATAGAAAAATTTGCTCAAAACAATCACCAACAAAGAACTTTGCTGGAGTTTGCGGCTTAAAgggaataaaaaaaacacatacaTACCTGAAACATCAAAAGTACCACCTCCAAGGTCAAAAACCAGAATGGTTTCATTGCTTTTCTTCTCAAAACCATAGGCCAATGATGCTGCAGTTGGCTCATTTATAATTCGGAGAACCTCCAGCCCAGCAATACGACCAGCATCCTTGGTTGCAGTTCTCTGAGAATCATTAAAGTATGCAGGAACTGTGACCACTGCTTTTGTGACCTTGTCATTCAAAAACTTCGATGCATCATCCACAAGCTTCCTCAGTACCTACAAACGAAAATAACAAAAGTCACTAGATgaaattaaatcatataatcTAACTTTGGCAGTCAAGAATCTGATGcaaaaatatagaaaatcaTCATTTTAGTTTTCTATAACCAAAAAATGAAACAGATCAGTAAAATGCATAGTTTTCAGAATTAAATGGTAATGGTTCTGCTATTTTG includes:
- the LOC140984559 gene encoding stromal 70 kDa heat shock-related protein, chloroplastic-like, whose amino-acid sequence is MASSAAQIHALGATTHFTSASTAGNNPPKTEFFGTKLNNTVSFGLKLRTKPRNSSSRRNSQLRVVAEKVVGIDLGTTNSAVAAMEGGKPTIVTNVEGQRTTPSVVAYTKTGDRLVGQIAKRQAVVNPVNTFFSVKRFIGRKMSEVDEESKQVSYHVVRDENGNVKLDCPAIGKQFAAEEISAQVLRKLVDDASKFLNDKVTKAVVTVPAYFNDSQRTATKDAGRIAGLEVLRIINEPTAASLAYGFEKKSNETILVFDLGGGTFDVSVLEVGDGVFEVLSTSGDTHLGGDDFDKRIVDWLAANFKKDEGIDLLKDKQALQRLTETAEKAKMELSSLTQTNISLPFITATADGPKHIETTITRAKFEELCSDLLDRLKKPVQNSLSDAKLSFSDLDEVILVGGSTRIPAVQELVKKLTGKDPNVTVNPDEVVALGAAVQAGVLAGDVSDIVLLDVTPLSLGLETLGGVMTKIIPRNTTLPTSKSEVFSTAADGQTSVEINVLQGEREFVRDNKSVGNFRLDGIPPAPRGVPQIEVKFDIDANGILSVIAIDKGTGKKQDITITGASTLPSDEVERMVKEAEKFSKEDKEKRDAIDTKNQADSVVYQTEKQLKELGDKVPAPVKEKVEAKLGELKTVISGGSTQAIKEAMAALNQEVMQLGQSLYNQPGAAPGTGPAPGGGSSTSESTNKGPEGDVIDADFTDSQ